The following are from one region of the Aequoribacter fuscus genome:
- the fabV gene encoding enoyl-ACP reductase FabV codes for MVIKPKVRGFLCTTTHPEGCAENVRRQIRYTQSQGAIENGPQRVLVIGASTGYGLASRITAAFGCGASTLGIFFEKPGTEKKPGTAGWYNSAAFHDCAQEEGLYAKSINGDAFSNELKQQTIDVIRKDLGQVDLVVYSLAAPRRTHPDTGVVYSSTLKPIGAACTQKGVNTDKESIQDFHLEPANEEEIANTVAVMGGEDWQMWIDALDAAGVLADGAKTTAYTYIGEKLTWDIYWHGTIGAAKKDLDKRVVDIRAKLAAKDGDARVSVLKAVVTQASAAIPAMPIYLAILFKVMKAKGVHEGCIEQIQYLFRHGLYSAAPDMDDEGRLRADAKELADDVQAAVAEAWEQIDTDNLNTLSDFAGYKREFLQLFGFEVEGVDYDADVDPVVDIDGLIEPNV; via the coding sequence ATGGTTATTAAACCTAAGGTTCGCGGATTTTTATGCACCACGACACATCCGGAGGGATGCGCCGAAAACGTCCGTCGACAAATTCGATATACTCAATCACAAGGCGCTATTGAAAATGGCCCGCAGCGCGTTTTAGTGATTGGTGCGTCCACTGGCTATGGCCTTGCCTCGCGCATTACAGCGGCCTTTGGTTGTGGCGCGAGTACCTTAGGTATTTTCTTCGAGAAACCCGGGACCGAGAAAAAGCCAGGCACTGCGGGTTGGTATAACTCAGCCGCGTTCCATGACTGTGCTCAAGAAGAAGGGCTGTACGCTAAAAGTATCAACGGTGATGCCTTCTCAAACGAGCTAAAACAGCAAACTATTGATGTTATCCGAAAAGATCTGGGTCAAGTTGACTTAGTGGTGTATTCGCTCGCGGCACCTCGCCGAACTCATCCTGATACGGGCGTTGTGTACTCTTCGACTCTAAAGCCCATTGGCGCGGCTTGTACTCAAAAGGGTGTGAATACCGACAAAGAGAGCATTCAAGACTTCCACTTAGAGCCCGCAAATGAGGAAGAAATTGCGAACACAGTGGCGGTTATGGGTGGCGAAGATTGGCAGATGTGGATTGATGCTTTAGACGCCGCTGGCGTTCTAGCTGATGGTGCCAAGACGACTGCATATACCTACATTGGCGAAAAGTTAACTTGGGATATTTACTGGCATGGCACCATTGGTGCGGCCAAAAAAGATTTGGACAAGCGCGTTGTGGATATTCGCGCCAAATTGGCGGCGAAAGACGGCGATGCTCGAGTGTCTGTGCTAAAAGCCGTAGTGACTCAGGCCAGTGCTGCAATTCCCGCTATGCCCATTTACTTGGCCATTCTATTCAAAGTGATGAAGGCGAAAGGCGTACACGAGGGTTGTATCGAACAAATCCAATATTTGTTCCGTCACGGTTTGTACTCTGCAGCGCCCGATATGGACGATGAGGGGCGGTTACGTGCCGACGCTAAGGAGCTCGCTGACGATGTTCAAGCGGCTGTCGCCGAGGCGTGGGAGCAAATTGATACCGATAACTTGAATACGCTGTCTGACTTTGCGGGTTACAAGCGTGAGTTTTTGCAGTTGTTCGGTTTTGAAGTTGAGGGTGTCGATTATGACGCCGACGTTGACCCTGTGGTTGATATTGATGGACTGATTGAACCCAATGTTTGA
- a CDS encoding MBL fold metallo-hydrolase, with translation MTGPGTNTYLLGTDQIAVIDPGPAIDSHIDAIMAASAGKIGQIFCTHTHSDHSPAAAKLAELTGAELIGAPPPNDPYNDQTFNPAVSVFDGQRFEGPDFTVLAVHTPGHVGNHYCFLLEEEGMVFAGDHVMNGSTVVIIPPSGDMKHYIESLQKLAQLPLQVIAPAHGDLIGAPLDEINGLIAHRLKREAKVVETLERIGAKTIAEMVSAVYDDVRPDLHTWAKLSLEAHLLKLEVEMRVSRSSDERWALIK, from the coding sequence ATGACAGGGCCTGGCACCAATACCTATCTTTTAGGCACCGACCAGATTGCGGTCATTGACCCGGGCCCCGCAATCGATAGTCATATTGATGCGATTATGGCGGCAAGCGCTGGGAAGATCGGACAAATTTTTTGCACGCATACGCACAGTGATCATTCGCCTGCCGCTGCAAAGCTAGCCGAACTCACAGGGGCTGAGCTTATTGGAGCACCGCCACCTAACGATCCCTACAACGATCAGACATTTAATCCTGCGGTGAGTGTGTTTGACGGCCAACGCTTCGAGGGTCCTGACTTCACTGTGTTGGCTGTGCATACCCCCGGTCATGTCGGTAACCATTATTGTTTTTTGCTGGAAGAAGAGGGCATGGTCTTCGCTGGAGATCATGTGATGAACGGTTCAACGGTGGTGATTATTCCCCCCAGCGGCGACATGAAACATTACATCGAGTCCCTGCAAAAACTGGCGCAACTACCTTTGCAGGTGATCGCGCCCGCGCACGGTGATTTGATTGGCGCGCCCCTAGATGAGATTAATGGCCTGATCGCGCACCGACTCAAGCGCGAGGCTAAGGTGGTTGAGACCCTGGAGCGAATCGGTGCCAAGACGATCGCCGAGATGGTTTCAGCCGTATATGATGATGTACGTCCCGATTTGCATACCTGGGCCAAGTTGTCACTGGAAGCACATTTATTAAAATTAGAGGTCGAAATGCGAGTCAGTCGCTCTTCCGATGAGCGTTGGGCACTGATAAAGTAA
- a CDS encoding long-chain-fatty-acid--CoA ligase: MNGLMMSVSLNLRSIIEHGTRVNGDGEIVSVTRDNPRHRYTYKDAFTRANQLASAMSSWGLEPGDRVATLAWNDYRHFETYYAVGCSGYVTHTINPRLFPEQLVFIINHADDQYVFLDADFVPLVEKIADQCPGVKGYVVMISEDQMPETTLPNAMCYETLVASAAADYEWPDVDENAACALCYTSGTTGNPKGVLYSHRSTILHAYAGLMPDAMGLGQADVILPIVPMFHVNAWGLPYACPMIGAKMVMPGNKMGDGETLAALINEENVTFSAGVPTVWLSLINYLKQSGMRVESLRRVIVGGSACPLSIMEDFDTYGVETRVGWGMTEMSPLGTTNPSMDIRDEIPADEFAKLRLKAGRPIYGCEVKITDDDNNELPWDGVAFGSLKVRGPWICSAYYKLDGSSAHGEDGWFETGDVATIDPRGYIAITDRTKDVIKSGGEWISSIDVENVATDHPKVAEAAVIGRIHDKWGERPLLIVVRNAQGADLTAEEITAWFDGKIAKWWTPDAVEFIDEMPHTATGKIQKTTLRDMFADFTFSR, from the coding sequence ATGAATGGTTTAATGATGAGTGTTTCACTCAATCTGAGGTCGATTATTGAACACGGTACGCGAGTCAACGGTGACGGTGAAATTGTATCGGTGACTCGAGACAATCCTCGCCATCGTTACACCTATAAAGACGCGTTCACACGGGCGAACCAACTTGCTTCGGCGATGTCTTCCTGGGGCTTAGAGCCCGGTGATCGCGTCGCAACGCTCGCCTGGAACGACTACCGACACTTCGAAACCTACTACGCAGTAGGGTGCTCTGGTTACGTGACTCATACCATCAACCCACGTTTATTCCCCGAGCAGTTGGTGTTTATCATCAATCATGCTGATGATCAGTACGTATTCCTGGATGCCGACTTTGTGCCTTTGGTGGAAAAAATCGCCGACCAATGCCCAGGCGTAAAAGGCTACGTAGTGATGATTAGTGAAGATCAAATGCCAGAGACCACGCTTCCCAATGCAATGTGCTACGAGACCTTGGTGGCATCTGCCGCCGCCGATTACGAGTGGCCCGATGTCGACGAAAACGCTGCCTGCGCCTTGTGCTATACCTCGGGCACAACGGGTAATCCCAAAGGTGTTTTGTACTCACACCGTTCGACCATTCTGCACGCGTATGCCGGCTTAATGCCGGATGCGATGGGTCTGGGGCAAGCCGATGTCATTTTACCGATCGTACCGATGTTCCATGTGAATGCGTGGGGCTTGCCTTACGCTTGTCCGATGATTGGCGCCAAAATGGTGATGCCAGGCAACAAAATGGGTGATGGTGAAACACTCGCTGCATTAATTAACGAAGAAAACGTGACTTTCTCTGCAGGCGTTCCCACCGTCTGGCTCAGTCTAATTAACTATCTGAAGCAGTCCGGCATGCGCGTAGAATCGTTACGTCGCGTTATCGTGGGCGGCTCGGCGTGTCCCTTATCGATTATGGAAGATTTTGATACCTATGGCGTGGAGACCCGCGTCGGTTGGGGTATGACTGAAATGAGCCCCTTGGGTACGACTAACCCCAGTATGGACATTCGCGACGAAATTCCAGCGGATGAATTCGCTAAATTGCGCTTGAAAGCTGGACGTCCAATTTACGGCTGCGAAGTCAAAATTACGGATGACGATAACAACGAATTGCCATGGGATGGCGTAGCTTTTGGCTCGCTCAAAGTGCGTGGCCCTTGGATTTGCAGTGCGTACTACAAATTGGACGGTAGCTCAGCGCACGGTGAGGACGGATGGTTTGAAACGGGTGATGTAGCGACGATTGATCCCCGTGGTTATATCGCCATCACTGATCGAACCAAAGACGTGATCAAGTCGGGCGGTGAATGGATTTCATCGATCGACGTCGAAAACGTGGCGACGGATCACCCGAAGGTGGCAGAGGCGGCAGTGATCGGTCGTATTCACGACAAGTGGGGCGAGCGGCCTTTATTGATCGTGGTACGAAATGCGCAAGGCGCTGATTTGACCGCTGAGGAGATTACCGCGTGGTTCGATGGTAAGATCGCGAAGTGGTGGACGCCGGATGCGGTTGAGTTCATCGATGAGATGCCACACACTGCAACCGGTAAAATCCAGAAGACGACGTTGCGCGATATGTTTGCTGACTTTACGTTCTCACGTTGA
- a CDS encoding iron chaperone, protein MRTLKPASVEDYIASKPPNAQQRLRELQSYLRATVAEAQDLLKWGKPALVDDGILFVYAAAKNHISLHPTPSVVAQLQNQLGSHEYSENTIKFPINEPIPSTLVTTIAELRVFEKNSLGIKWR, encoded by the coding sequence GTGAGAACATTGAAGCCTGCATCCGTCGAAGACTATATCGCGTCAAAACCACCTAACGCACAGCAACGATTGCGAGAACTCCAGAGCTATCTCAGAGCGACGGTAGCAGAGGCTCAGGACCTGCTGAAATGGGGTAAACCCGCCTTAGTGGATGACGGCATCTTGTTTGTCTATGCGGCAGCAAAAAACCACATTAGTTTGCACCCCACCCCCTCGGTTGTGGCGCAACTGCAAAACCAACTCGGTTCACACGAATACTCGGAAAACACCATCAAGTTCCCCATCAACGAACCCATCCCTAGCACATTAGTGACAACAATCGCCGAGTTGCGAGTGTTTGAGAAAAACTCGTTAGGCATTAAATGGCGCTAG
- the groL gene encoding chaperonin GroEL (60 kDa chaperone family; promotes refolding of misfolded polypeptides especially under stressful conditions; forms two stacked rings of heptamers to form a barrel-shaped 14mer; ends can be capped by GroES; misfolded proteins enter the barrel where they are refolded when GroES binds) produces MMAKEVVFGDKARQRMLKGVNTLADAVKATLGPKGRNVVLDKSFGAPTVTKDGVSVAKEIELKDKLENMGAQMVKEVASQASDVAGDGTTTATVLAQSIVNEGLKAVAAGMNPMDLKRGIDKAIAAAVEKVSAAAIPCEDKKAIAQVGTISANSDSQVGDIIADAMEKVGKEGVITVEEGSGLQNELDVVEGMQFDRGYLSPYFINNQDNMSAEVDSPFILLVDKKISNIRELLPLLEQVAKASKPLVIIAEDVEGEALATLVVNNMRGIVKVAACKAPGFGDRRKAMLQDIATLTGGVVISEEVGLDLESATLEHLGTAKRVTMDKDNTTIIDGAGDAEAIQARVKEIRVQIENTSSDYDREKLQERVAKLAGGVAVIKVGAATEIEMKEKKARVEDALHATRAAVEEGVVAGGGVALVRALMEIQGLTGDNEDQTHGINAALRAMEGPLRQIVANAGDEASVVLDKVKSGEGNFGYNAATGVYGDMIEMGILDPAKVTRTALQAAGSVAGLMITTEVMIADIVEENAGPAMPDMGGMGGMGGMM; encoded by the coding sequence ATCATGGCAAAAGAAGTAGTATTTGGTGATAAGGCGCGTCAGCGCATGTTGAAAGGCGTTAACACTCTTGCTGACGCCGTTAAAGCAACTTTGGGCCCCAAAGGTCGTAACGTTGTGCTAGACAAGTCGTTCGGTGCTCCTACCGTGACTAAAGACGGTGTTTCGGTCGCGAAAGAAATCGAGCTGAAAGACAAGCTCGAGAACATGGGCGCGCAGATGGTTAAAGAAGTCGCCTCTCAAGCGTCTGATGTCGCAGGCGACGGCACAACCACTGCAACCGTTTTGGCGCAGTCAATTGTTAACGAAGGTCTGAAAGCCGTAGCTGCCGGCATGAACCCAATGGATCTGAAGCGCGGCATCGACAAAGCGATTGCTGCAGCCGTTGAGAAAGTATCAGCCGCGGCGATTCCATGTGAAGACAAAAAAGCGATCGCTCAGGTGGGTACTATCTCAGCAAACAGCGACAGCCAAGTCGGTGACATCATTGCCGACGCAATGGAAAAAGTCGGTAAAGAAGGCGTTATCACGGTTGAAGAAGGTTCTGGTCTTCAGAACGAACTCGACGTCGTAGAAGGTATGCAGTTCGACCGCGGTTACCTATCGCCTTACTTCATCAACAACCAAGACAACATGAGCGCCGAGGTCGATTCACCCTTCATTTTGTTGGTTGACAAGAAAATCTCAAACATCCGCGAATTGCTGCCTTTGCTTGAGCAAGTAGCAAAAGCGTCTAAGCCTTTGGTTATTATCGCTGAAGACGTAGAAGGCGAAGCGTTGGCCACTTTGGTTGTGAACAACATGCGTGGCATCGTGAAAGTTGCGGCCTGTAAAGCACCTGGCTTCGGCGATCGCCGTAAAGCTATGTTGCAAGACATCGCGACCCTGACCGGTGGTGTTGTGATTTCTGAAGAAGTGGGCCTAGACCTCGAGTCAGCGACTTTAGAGCACCTAGGTACTGCTAAGCGCGTCACCATGGACAAAGACAACACCACCATCATTGATGGCGCAGGTGATGCCGAAGCCATTCAAGCTCGCGTTAAAGAAATCCGTGTCCAGATCGAGAACACCTCATCTGACTACGATCGCGAAAAACTGCAAGAGCGCGTTGCGAAATTAGCAGGTGGTGTTGCTGTCATTAAAGTGGGCGCGGCTACCGAAATCGAAATGAAAGAGAAGAAAGCACGCGTTGAAGATGCGCTGCATGCAACTCGAGCTGCGGTTGAGGAAGGCGTGGTAGCTGGTGGTGGTGTCGCATTGGTTCGCGCTTTGATGGAAATTCAAGGCCTGACTGGTGACAATGAAGATCAAACCCACGGCATCAACGCTGCACTTCGTGCAATGGAAGGCCCACTGCGTCAAATCGTTGCAAACGCTGGCGACGAAGCCTCTGTAGTCCTTGACAAAGTGAAGTCTGGCGAAGGCAACTTTGGCTACAACGCGGCCACAGGTGTCTATGGCGACATGATTGAAATGGGCATCCTTGACCCAGCTAAAGTAACTCGTACAGCGCTTCAAGCCGCGGGGTCAGTTGCTGGCTTGATGATTACCACCGAAGTCATGATTGCTGACATTGTGGAAGAGAACGCTGGCCCTGCAATGCCTGACATGGGCGGCATGGGTGGTATGGGCGGCATGATGTAA
- a CDS encoding co-chaperone GroES → MNIRPLYDRVVVRRKEEEQTTAGGILLPGSAKEKPNQGEVVAVGTGKALDNGETRAMAVKVGDKVVFGQYAGSNTIEVDGEELIIMSESEIYAVVE, encoded by the coding sequence ATGAATATTCGTCCGTTGTACGACCGTGTGGTCGTTCGTCGCAAGGAAGAAGAGCAAACCACAGCTGGTGGCATTTTGTTGCCCGGCTCTGCGAAAGAAAAACCAAACCAAGGTGAAGTGGTAGCTGTCGGTACAGGCAAAGCGCTGGATAACGGCGAAACTCGCGCCATGGCAGTTAAAGTCGGCGATAAAGTTGTGTTTGGTCAGTACGCTGGCAGCAACACTATCGAAGTCGACGGTGAAGAATTAATCATTATGAGCGAAAGCGAAATCTACGCAGTCGTAGAGTAA
- a CDS encoding FxsA family protein: protein MQLFILLFPFFELFTLIELGDHIGSLNTLFYVLATFFGGLTLLKQQGLSMLKQAQAAQTGQPWISSRLLLDDMAIGFAAILLMIPGLLSDISALFILIAPLRRKLASMLGQKAPEPTTFYDKKADKNFTVIEGEYEEKDRG from the coding sequence ATGCAACTGTTCATTTTATTATTCCCATTTTTTGAGCTCTTTACGCTTATAGAGTTGGGTGACCACATCGGGAGCCTAAATACGCTGTTCTATGTGCTTGCAACCTTCTTCGGTGGTTTAACACTACTGAAGCAGCAGGGACTCAGCATGCTCAAGCAAGCGCAGGCGGCGCAAACGGGTCAGCCTTGGATCAGCAGTCGTCTCTTGCTCGACGACATGGCAATTGGCTTCGCGGCAATACTGTTGATGATTCCAGGCCTGCTGTCTGACATCAGCGCTTTATTTATTCTGATCGCGCCCTTACGCCGAAAGCTTGCTTCGATGCTCGGGCAAAAAGCCCCCGAACCAACCACATTTTACGATAAAAAGGCCGACAAAAATTTCACAGTAATCGAAGGCGAATACGAAGAAAAGGATCGAGGGTAG
- a CDS encoding SDR family oxidoreductase: MGYNHRFFKRCMKMDLTNKVIAITGGAQGLGFSMAEGLAKKGAQFALIDVNAERLEEAVNKLADMGATARAYVTNVADEQSVINTFDAIVRDFGALNGLVNNAGILRDGMLLKVKDGEIVKKMSLAEWQAVIDVNLTGVFLCGREAAERMVSLGTKGVIINISSVSRAGNIGQTNYSAAKAGVAAMAVTWAKELARFGIRAMAIAPGFIGTEMIASMKPEALAKMSAQIPLGRVGEPSEIASTVAFILENDYLTGRVIETDGGIRI; encoded by the coding sequence ATCGGGTACAATCATCGTTTTTTCAAGAGGTGTATGAAAATGGATCTAACCAATAAAGTGATCGCGATTACCGGCGGCGCCCAAGGTTTAGGCTTTAGTATGGCCGAGGGTTTAGCGAAGAAGGGCGCTCAGTTTGCCCTGATTGACGTAAACGCTGAGCGTTTGGAAGAGGCAGTCAACAAGCTTGCCGATATGGGAGCGACGGCACGTGCTTACGTGACCAACGTGGCTGACGAGCAAAGTGTTATTAATACCTTTGACGCTATTGTTCGAGATTTTGGCGCATTAAATGGGCTCGTCAACAATGCCGGTATTTTGCGCGATGGTATGTTGCTGAAAGTCAAAGATGGCGAAATCGTCAAGAAAATGTCCTTGGCTGAGTGGCAAGCGGTGATTGATGTAAACTTAACAGGCGTGTTTTTGTGTGGCCGAGAAGCTGCCGAGCGCATGGTTTCGCTAGGTACCAAGGGCGTCATCATTAATATCTCGTCGGTGTCACGCGCGGGAAATATTGGCCAAACCAATTACTCGGCTGCTAAAGCAGGCGTTGCGGCAATGGCAGTGACTTGGGCAAAAGAGCTGGCTCGGTTTGGTATTCGCGCCATGGCGATAGCGCCTGGATTTATCGGTACAGAAATGATTGCTTCCATGAAGCCTGAAGCTTTAGCGAAAATGTCTGCGCAAATACCGCTGGGTCGCGTAGGTGAGCCCTCAGAAATTGCATCGACTGTCGCCTTTATTCTTGAGAATGACTACCTGACGGGTCGTGTCATTGAAACGGACGGTGGCATACGAATCTAG
- a CDS encoding pyrimidine/purine nucleoside phosphorylase, giving the protein MLSVNEYFDGKVKSIAFAGAEGGVTSGVMAPGEYTFGTSQHELMQVVYGELAVRLPGSDDWQSYSAGSQFEIEANQSFDVRAAIATAYLCFYS; this is encoded by the coding sequence ATGCTAAGCGTAAACGAATATTTTGATGGCAAGGTAAAGTCGATTGCCTTTGCGGGCGCAGAGGGCGGCGTAACATCTGGGGTTATGGCCCCGGGCGAATATACGTTTGGTACAAGCCAGCATGAGCTTATGCAGGTAGTTTACGGCGAGCTCGCCGTCCGTTTGCCGGGATCTGACGATTGGCAATCCTACTCAGCGGGCAGCCAGTTTGAGATAGAAGCCAACCAATCGTTTGATGTAAGAGCGGCGATAGCGACCGCGTACTTGTGTTTTTACAGCTAA
- a CDS encoding AmpG family muropeptide MFS transporter, with amino-acid sequence MNWQATLQTYRDIRLLWIFLMGCSSGFPFVLIGSNFSGWLTDAGISRAQVGLMGSVATVYAVNFMWAPLIDRVRIPVLGSRLGQRRSWILSMQLLMLLLVLAITQVDLSLGLWLPGVIALGIAVCSATQDIAVDAYRIDQFAPQEQKFLPPAAALAIIGWWTGYSLPGYLAFSNADGLGWNQVYVLMAAVLVVLICATLMVGEPKSDRDALQQQAAVRYSRTTGVRAWLLVTFIEPFADFFRKNGVRVALTLMLFIFLFKIGEAFLGRMSIVFYKEVGFSNQQIAEYTKLFGWMITIAFTILGSLFNTRFGVVKGLLIGGVAMAASNLMFAIIAVSGPLEWLLLLTLIVDNFTTAFSTVAFVSFLTALTGRAFSATQYALLASLGNLSRTTLAGFSGFTVDWLGSWERFFVVTALMVLPSLLMLFMVRDRFERLAQEGS; translated from the coding sequence ATGAATTGGCAAGCAACCCTACAAACTTACAGAGATATCCGGCTACTGTGGATTTTTCTGATGGGGTGTTCTTCTGGCTTCCCCTTCGTCTTGATTGGCTCGAACTTTAGCGGGTGGCTGACTGATGCCGGTATCTCGCGAGCGCAAGTAGGCCTGATGGGCTCTGTTGCGACCGTGTATGCAGTGAACTTTATGTGGGCGCCATTGATTGATCGTGTGCGTATTCCGGTACTGGGCTCAAGGTTGGGCCAGCGGCGCAGCTGGATCTTGAGCATGCAGTTGCTGATGTTGTTGTTGGTGTTGGCGATTACTCAGGTCGATCTCTCATTGGGGTTGTGGTTGCCCGGTGTCATAGCATTGGGTATTGCCGTCTGCAGTGCAACGCAAGACATCGCCGTCGACGCTTATCGTATTGATCAATTTGCCCCTCAAGAGCAGAAATTTTTGCCTCCGGCTGCGGCGCTTGCCATTATTGGTTGGTGGACAGGGTATTCTTTGCCGGGTTACCTGGCGTTTAGCAATGCGGATGGTTTGGGCTGGAATCAGGTCTATGTATTAATGGCCGCCGTTCTCGTGGTCTTAATCTGTGCCACTTTGATGGTCGGTGAACCTAAGTCAGATCGCGATGCGCTGCAGCAACAGGCGGCTGTTCGCTACTCGCGGACGACAGGCGTGCGCGCCTGGCTGCTGGTGACCTTTATTGAGCCTTTTGCTGACTTCTTCAGGAAGAATGGTGTACGTGTTGCCCTGACGCTCATGTTGTTCATATTCTTGTTTAAAATTGGTGAGGCTTTTTTGGGCCGAATGTCGATTGTGTTCTACAAAGAGGTTGGGTTCAGTAATCAGCAGATCGCCGAGTACACTAAGCTGTTTGGCTGGATGATTACGATCGCGTTTACGATACTGGGAAGTCTGTTTAATACCCGTTTTGGTGTCGTGAAGGGTTTGTTGATTGGCGGTGTCGCCATGGCGGCAAGCAACCTAATGTTCGCGATTATTGCCGTCTCAGGTCCACTGGAATGGCTACTCCTGCTGACGCTCATTGTTGATAATTTCACAACGGCATTCTCTACGGTCGCTTTTGTATCGTTTTTGACCGCTCTTACCGGTAGGGCATTCAGCGCGACGCAATATGCCTTATTGGCATCATTGGGGAATTTGAGTCGAACAACCTTGGCCGGATTTAGTGGCTTTACGGTTGATTGGCTGGGTTCGTGGGAGCGTTTCTTCGTAGTGACCGCACTGATGGTGTTGCCATCGTTACTCATGCTTTTTATGGTGCGCGATCGATTTGAACGGTTAGCACAAGAAGGTAGCTGA
- the sodB gene encoding superoxide dismutase [Fe] — MSFELPSLPYAKDALEPHISAETLEFHYGKHHQTYVDKLNGLVDGTDMASKSLEDIVKTSEGGVFNNAAQVWNHTFYWNCLSPNGGGQATGAIADAITAAFGSFDAFKEQFTNAALNNFGSGWTWLVKNADGSVAIVNTSNAATPLTDSSVTPLLTVDVWEHAYYVDYRNARPKYMEAFWALVNWDFVNANFA, encoded by the coding sequence ATGTCTTTTGAACTCCCTTCACTGCCTTATGCCAAAGATGCACTTGAGCCACATATCTCAGCCGAAACACTCGAATTCCATTACGGCAAACATCATCAAACCTATGTCGATAAATTAAACGGCTTAGTTGACGGCACCGATATGGCTTCGAAGAGCCTGGAAGATATCGTCAAAACCTCTGAAGGCGGCGTCTTCAACAACGCAGCTCAAGTTTGGAACCACACATTTTATTGGAACTGTCTGTCACCCAATGGTGGCGGTCAAGCGACCGGCGCGATTGCGGACGCCATCACAGCAGCCTTCGGCTCGTTTGACGCCTTCAAAGAGCAATTTACCAATGCCGCCCTCAACAATTTTGGCTCGGGCTGGACATGGCTCGTTAAAAATGCAGATGGCAGTGTTGCGATCGTGAACACCAGCAATGCAGCTACGCCCCTAACGGATTCATCCGTAACGCCCTTGTTGACCGTTGACGTTTGGGAGCATGCCTACTACGTTGACTATCGCAACGCACGCCCCAAATACATGGAAGCGTTCTGGGCTCTGGTTAACTGGGACTTTGTGAACGCGAACTTCGCTTAA
- a CDS encoding urate hydroxylase PuuD, whose product MVELNFLARWFHVLFGVVWIGMLYYFNFVQMAYFAEAEPSAKSDAMKKLAPRALWWFRWGAAATFVTGLALLHLGGYSFTSMADRPLIWLGMLMGTLMFLNVWLIIWPNQQIVLGMKEGDGAAAGAKATLASRTNTLFSGPMLFGMLAASHYAVGASPQAFYVGAGVVLLLEINAIFGKLGVLKSTVGVIHSSLALTLILWGLVSYL is encoded by the coding sequence ATGGTCGAATTAAACTTTTTGGCGCGATGGTTCCACGTATTATTTGGGGTGGTGTGGATTGGAATGTTGTACTACTTCAACTTCGTGCAGATGGCATATTTTGCAGAAGCTGAGCCCAGCGCCAAATCGGATGCGATGAAAAAATTAGCGCCGCGTGCGCTGTGGTGGTTCCGATGGGGTGCTGCGGCAACCTTTGTGACCGGGTTAGCACTTCTTCATCTGGGTGGTTACTCGTTCACGTCGATGGCAGACCGACCACTGATTTGGCTTGGTATGCTTATGGGCACTTTGATGTTCTTGAATGTGTGGCTGATCATCTGGCCTAACCAGCAAATCGTATTGGGGATGAAAGAAGGCGACGGTGCCGCCGCTGGCGCAAAAGCGACCCTGGCGTCACGCACAAATACCTTGTTTTCTGGCCCGATGTTATTTGGTATGTTGGCGGCTTCACACTACGCAGTCGGAGCATCGCCACAAGCGTTTTATGTAGGCGCCGGTGTAGTACTGTTGCTCGAGATCAATGCGATTTTTGGTAAGCTGGGCGTTCTTAAGTCAACGGTGGGCGTCATTCATTCTAGTTTGGCTCTTACCCTTATTTTATGGGGCCTTGTTAGCTACCTCTAG